Within Zonotrichia leucophrys gambelii isolate GWCS_2022_RI unplaced genomic scaffold, RI_Zleu_2.0 Scaffold_119_139060, whole genome shotgun sequence, the genomic segment TgaccagtaatttcaaaaagaaccttctttgaaaagcttcagcctcctccactgaaacttcaaattttgcctgatgctcaggactttatactgaaacaactgcccaatctcttgattgcctaactttccccacgtcaggtcttacatctatcgggacttgaacacacgaaacctcggcctaagaatccgggtcgtgcctgactccctcagtcaggaaaaacaactgcctgatttttagtttgcctaacccgccaatttttaggcttcaccgtatcaggacttaaaagcaaaccacagcctccttcgctggggtttgtgcctgactcctgtgccaggacttacttttgcctgcagggcttgtgagctacccgaatccttctcgggactgaaaaatcttacgcgaatccttctcgagacttacaaatgctacccgaatccttctcgggactgacaaatctgcctgatttccctctttcaggacctattttgggtgcgtgccactcatagaaatattccctccgcacgcccggagggggggggccctttattcccccttgagAGACGGCTCAGTCACGCTAATTCCAATCGCTTTCCCCTGTTTCCGGCCGGCcccttcgcaggagtccggaaACGCGGTACTGAGGGGTCCGCTCTCACTTCGgaggtccggctgccggccttcgtctcattcactcacacatgcgcacgtctcctgctcccgccaccggctttctcaccaatccggtgttccggtgctcctctgcgtcgctggtcctgagccgatccctctggtcctggtagccagctgtcctgaagttccATGATGGCCAGTCTAGAGTCTTCTTGCGACGTGGCTATCccggacgagcgcccccagctgaaataaacagggccaggagacttcttctcctttttaatgcctttattaaaagtgatcagctcaggattgggcggttcggcagggctgcagtccgCATCGTGTCTCCCAGGGTGACCCAGAGtaggaggatatgcgcagctctgtgCAAtgggggcagagccgggggatccggtcctcgtgggagcctttagggcgtagtgtccccgtcagatcttgcCCCTCCTCGCTTATTCGGCTTGGTCTCTCCGCCAGGGATGACTCTCGTGGTCAGGGcaagagggactccgcatcactgcaggctcagcacttggctcctcacgtccggacatcactttagtctctcaactcttaggtggctcgttgttttcagggttttctcattgcatttggagtcggggtcccaaaaaagcatgctggtcctggagtcactttgcataaccccccccaccctctcaggtgtcttcactatggtAGGAAAAAAgaacaccttagcctcggggaagggccatcacccaaccccagccagggcctttaCTAATACAACAGGGGTGAAAAGATACAATGACCcatgattacaataacaaagcacgcagaaccctggcagggacagagatctggctgcctttttgtaacttttgctcacaaaaaaatattaaccgaatttttgttaATAACAGTCTGGACACTTTGTGCCCTGTGAATTTGCaggcctgtgccaggctgagccccgtGCAGCCCATGCTgaggtcttttttttcttccttccatacAGAACAATTGGCAGGTTCAGCTCATCTCCATACTGCTCTTCCGAACGTTGGTGACTCttccacaggaaaaggaaaacaaggcccTGAAGACACCCCTGcgccagagcctgctgcccctCGTCCTCCACTGCCATGATGAGAAGCGGCTTGTGGCACAGGTGAGGACTcgtgggctgctgctgtccccctggcagggggctcggctgcctcctgccctggcacctgctgggctgcagcctcctccaggccttggcacagggacgCACCCGGGTGCTgcgccctgggctgtggggccatctctgtgtctgctgctctccaggcttctCAGGAAACCCTGCTTTGTGTGGCCGAGTTCCTGAAGAGGCCAGATCTTGAAAGACTGGTGAAGAACCAGAATCTGTGGAAGTTCAGCAAGTGCCTGGTAAGGACAGCCTGcaagccccagcctcagcccggAGAAGCTCCCTGAGCGCGGTGCTCAGTGTGCGGGGAGGgcagctgtggccctgcccGCTGCTGCACCCAGAGGCCGCACAGGCTCTTCTCCAAGCTGCCGggggagccccggcccggcggggctgcggggtgGGGCGGCAcggcggctccccgggcagcagccggccctctgcccctcccctcGGGAGCCCGGCGCCGGCGGCTGCCggccgcgcctcagggctgtgcgggcaggggaggccggggctgagcccgcgccaacccttccctcctgccgctctctccagctggcagaggacaggagccgagcggccgagcacctgcgccgGGCCCTGCCCTACgtgcagagcccacaggagcccctgcgaGCGGCGGCCATCAGGTTCATGGGTGAGCCACGAGCCCGCGCTCCCTCCCCGGCccgccgcagctcggccccagcccggcctgctgccccggcagcgccggacgggcccggcgccgtggagccccgcctggcccgggcattgctgctgccgccctctggcagccgtgccctggagcggcagcgtgcggcaagggccgggcagagccctgccgggccagcagcccgtgtggccacagcgccggcagagccgctggcagggagctgtgccgccGGCgccgtgacaggctctgtgttcacaggcatggccgCGCGGCACctgagggggaagaaggaagagctccggctcatctgcactggtgagtgagggcagcgggctggcagcgggggctgccggggcagctgcaagccctgccctggctgtggagggctctgctccctgtgcagacCAGGGCCAgcgtgggcagagcacacagagatttCAGGGCCACCTGGGCGATTCGTGGCCAGCAGCTTCGGGCTGCTCCCGttggtccctgctccctcctggccatggctagagctggctgggatggccctggccGGGGGCTCTCCTCGGCTACCCGCAGATCCAGGATTTGACCGTGGCtctgttcctttctctttcagccCTTGAACACCTGACAGAGGACACCAGCAGTGCCGTGTCGGACCTGGCACGTCAAACATTGTAtgtcctccaggccctgcagagggagCGATATTCTGTCTTCCAGAGGGTGCAAGAACATCTCTGCTGGGCATGGAGGACACGGCCTCGTCTGTCGCCGCTTGGCTGGCtgcgctgctggagctctgcagagagctgatgcCTCTTTCTGCTGAGGCCACCCGAGTCAGcgggaattttccttttctttcagattgttcttttctttttttgtttcttcattagTATATGAATATAGAGTGTGTTGTAATACACAGACTCCCAGGAGCTTTCTTTTGCTGCGCAGGGTCTGCAGGGCATaggggaagagggggaaaagggtaCCCTGGCTCAGcaacctgcccaggtgtgcagtgtTGCAGGGGaaatggccagaagccccttggcctgTGGTGGTTCTGCAGAAGCCCttgtgctggtgacagagcgggtgggcaggggccggggctgcggggaccCCTGTGAGAGCGGTGCCCggagatggccacaagccctgtgccaggcaggaagcgccatccgtgtcctcctgcccgtgtgctgctggctgccttgctgagggctcccaggtgccccTGGATGAgtctgctctggagctgctgtggggctgtggctctgccGCCGGGCAGCTTGGccgtgctggggcagagcctgaggggACTGGGCCATGAAGGGAGGGCAGGCTGGGAAACCCTGACAGGACACAGCAGTGGGAAGGCACGAGGGAGATGTGTGAGGGAGTGGGTGGCTGTATCGTTGGCTGGGGGTAGCGCGTTGGAGACAGAGAGAGTACTCACCCCTATGTTCATGTTGCAAAAAGAGAGCATTTATTCTCAAGCCCTTCCTGCTAAAGGGCCTTGGAAAAACCCAGGCTGGATAATTTCGTTTCTCTGATATCCATGCCTTGTCAGATTCTGCCCAGTGAAATGCTGCAGCCTGGAAGAGATGTGACTGCGCGAGGCCCCTGGCAGTATCAAACCAGGGCTGGTACATTCACACAGCCCAAGCCAGCCTGCGCTGTGACACATGGCCACAGAGTgcaaggcacagctccaggtgctccccaggaacctcagctctggcagcactgtcTGCCCcaagctccaggggctgcagtgggagcccggctgggctctgccctggggccatcctgcagggacagctgggagcagggagcattGCCTTGCCACAAACAGCcaagccagggctgcagggcagctgctccagcctggactGCACTGttgtgtgctgtgctctggggctggggctccctgcacagggcactggACTGTTGTGCCACAGGAGACAGAAAAGCTTCAGCTTCAGCCTAACTGAGGGGGGTTCGTGGGCTGGGAAGAGTGGGGAGGCTCAAGGGGATTCACAGAGCTCATCCTGCTgcaaggatgaggaaaagggagTGGGAGCGCAGCAGCGAGGAGAGCTGAGGGCTGGAGAGTGGCTCTGAATGACACTAAAATCCCACTGGACCTCTGAGAcattgctgctcctcagccagtgacaggatgagTCCCTAAATCTGGGGCTCAGCCTTCCTTGTGGTGAGGGGCACCAAGGAAGGCAACAGTGTGATGGAGACTGCGATGGGCTGGGAACTCActgggggaaaagagggagcAGTTGGGAAGTAAAAGGAGGGTGGGAGAGAGAACTGTTCGGAGAAGGGCTGAGCTACAGCTTGAGCAAACTGAGAAATGTCATTTGGGGTCATGCCAGAttgatttcatttcagaagttattgaacaatttttttttgggggggttgtcATGTTTTCCCTTGGAGGTGTACACTCTGCAAACTTGAGATGTGCTGCCAAAATGCTCAAGCAAGTGCTGCAGGTCACACCATTTCTTCTTTGGCTGATTCTGGCCCGGTGCTGAGCTCCAGcggagccctggcagagcccagagcagcctcagcacccgCAGAGCCCggctgcaaggagagaaagcagaaaccgCCTGTGAGCTGAGGGTTCCTGTGCCCTTGTCCCAGCTGCCCGCGGTGCCCAGGCCGTGCTCAGAGCgatgcccagagctgcccatccctgctgcctttggcacagagcaggacgtgtgcccagcctgcagccagccagggcacaTGTGACGGTGGTCAAAGGGGTCTTTGCATGCGGGAAGGgacgaggatttgactccatatttcagaaggcttgatttattagtttattatatatatatgtcatggtttgacattggcacaaagccagtgcccccatgaaaatacactctccctggtttctgctgtgaaatgtgaccaggaataagcaaagcaggcccccacttagaaataaagaaaagaaaactttattaacgACACTAcaagtaaaaagaaatacacagggaaaatgaaaaccttccaaaaacatttcctcctgcccccaccaaatttccaatacatccatccctcagatcaccaactctcGGTCCATCACGACCCTTTAGACAATCAATTCTCtgttcatcaagaggagaggagtccttcttgtgcCATAGGTTTCCCCAGGAAACACCGTCAAAACCTCGTGTTTGGTACGCTGGCAGTTTATATACAGACGTGAACAGGATGGGGCTGCTTTGATCAGCATCTAGagctttttatgttttcagcatcagtctcattacatggttatgacaatggaaAGATGCGTACAGCTCGCTGACCAGGCAGCAGGCCAAAGAAACTTAATGTTTCCACATGACATAAATGCATCTAAGCCAATTACATAGAGCAAAAGCATACcgacagtagttctatccaatcatCTTAAACACATGTagctttggttaaaacaatagCGGCCGATTCTCCAACACAACGGCTCGTTTATAAGAGACAACGAATAAAGCTATATTCATCAGCATAACCTTCCAGATATATactaaataaacttgttgcaaCTTAGAAGGCCCATTACATAGCCCTATTGTCTTCACTACAGCTTATAtatctttttctgctgctttagcACTTCCCAATTCTGGCTGTTTCTGCAGCCTGTCCTTTTTACAACCTTCCTAAAACTCTCTGATTTTTATGGATTCCTACAcatgtgtttccatgtcactcgTGGCACCGCCTGGAGAACATCTGCCATCGTGACCTCTTCCTTCCatgtccagtgctctcaccactgcacagagaccagagctgcttctagggttttccttttaaggatgctttgtcccGTTCCAAAAAGAGCACAATCTCTCACTtttgggacacctgtcccccccaaatttcaccccctggggccgaggtGTCTCAAAACTGAACCCTCTTGGCTTtgagccattgcctccccctggatgcagtctctgtgtcacaggaaacaTGGTTCTGTCCAGGGCTAtacgagaaaagtccagctaaggccactccatcatctcttctCACCTAAGATTCTTTCCCACTCTTCTGACATCTTTCACTTGCAGGAATTTTCATCACACTTGcccatttcttcctctgtttcatctctatctctcttctAAGAAGGTTATTGTTCTgcaaagttttcattgtccaaaataAGGGTTAAAATCTCGGGCTCAGCCCGCCCAGAACTCCCACAGTGGCCGGACACCTTCTTGCTGCATcccccccctcccttccctcccttctccttctcatcCGTGCTGCGGGCCCATGTTATCAAGTTTCAAGGTAGCACAGTCACAGACAGAGGCTGGCGcgctctctttctttctctctctctctctctctcctgggggtggggggctgCCCGATGCCTCTCGGTGCTCTTCCactcttccacccttccatcctcggGGCCAGACCTTCCTCACCCGGCcgcatggcttcccctcccccgcccagaTGGCAGGGGAGGTCTGACCTTTTATCCCTGCCAGAACCCAAGAGAGCTTCccctgggagttctctgcttttaacccctgtgttctcagaggcgtatccatgtccccagtggccacaccaggtgccaatattcaaatctgaacACACATAGGTGTGACCACACCATCCCAAAAAcctcacttcctctcaaaccacaACAATATTTCACTTAAAATTTGTAAAAACTATATTTTAGCATTGATATATGATCCTTCTAATAAGCTTTGTTCACACCCTTGGCTTACAGAAGAGAAAGTTTAGTGGGACCAGAACCTACATTTCACCTTCTACTCTCTTTATCTGTTTACTTTTAGGCCACCCAAGCCTCCAGATACTAAATTAGCTCAAGTCAGAGGATGCTGCCGTTTGTtgttgctgcagcaggaatctgGATGCTCCTCACTGAGCTGCATGCCTTCAGCTGGGT encodes:
- the LOC135460894 gene encoding uncharacterized protein LOC135460894 → MSFIDRLTQAVDRQVTIEEAKKPLLESLAFGNANPDCQQVISAMPRQPSLAEMVEACNKNNWQVQLISILLFRTLVTLPQEKENKALKTPLRQSLLPLVLHCHDEKRLVAQASQETLLCVAEFLKRPDLERLVKNQNLWKFSKCLPGAGGCRPRLRAVRAGEAGAEPAPTLPSCRSLQLAEDRSRAAEHLRRALPYVQSPQEPLRAAAIRFMGMAARHLRGKKEELRLICTALEHLTEDTSSAVSDLARQTLYVLQALQRERYSVFQRVQEHLCWAWRTRPRLSPLGWLRCWSSAES